The Diceros bicornis minor isolate mBicDic1 chromosome 9, mDicBic1.mat.cur, whole genome shotgun sequence nucleotide sequence CAGAGAAGGAAGAGGCCCCAAGGCCGGAGGGAGGGCTCTGGGGAGCCGGGCCGCAGCGCCTTCCGAGCCGGCGAAGTTTGGAATCCGCCGCCGAGCGCGGCGCTGGGGAGGAGAGGCCACAGGGCCGCGCGGAGACGGGTGCCTCGCGCGCTCGAGCTCACAGAGGCGCCCTGCATCGCGGGAACCGAGTCTCGGGCCGGGGCGCGCCGGGCAGAGGGCTGGACCCACGGCGGCGGGAAACCCGGCGCGCGCGGGGCGCAGGGGAGTGGCTCCGCGCATGCTCGGTTGGCGGGCCCTCCGCCTTGGCCGGGCTCGGGAGGCGCCGAAGCACCCGGGAGCCGCCACACGGCGCAGGCCAGGATCGCCGGCATGGGGACCTGGGGGCCGCGGGGTGCGGGCGCGGCCCCGGGGCGCGCGCCCTGGAGCTGGGCCCTGGCGCTGGTCTGGGTGGCGGCGGCCGCGGGCGGCACCTCCCGGCGCCAGTGGCCCGTGCCCTACAAGTGAGTGCGCGCGGCGCGGGGGCGCGGCGGGGCGGGCGCGCGCACGGCCTTGGTCGGCGGGGCCTGAGGGCCGAGGCTGTGAAGCCGCGCCGGCGCGCGTGCCTGTGTGTCCCGGTCACGCGCCCCGGAGGCGGCGCCCGGTGACACTCGGGGCGCGGTGTAAACGAATTGAGAGCTCGGTTGCGCACCGCCTCGGGGCCTTTATTCCTCTCTGGACCCTCGAGCCAGTTGCGAGGTGACCTAGGCTCAGGGCTGTCCCGAATCTTGGAAGAAAAGGGGCGTAATGTATTTTATCGCGTGATTTTTAGATGCAAGTAACTGACTCTCTGAATATTTGGGGGAGACTTTCAATTTCGCATTTATTACTTATGGCATGCACTGTCATTATTATCATGAGTGGGTAACCTTTGGCACAACTTACATCATGATCAACTCGCCTGGGTTCGCTGAAACTTCCCGTTTTTAGCACTAAAAGTCCCGCCTCCGGGGAATCCCCCGCTCCCTCCGTCCCGGGCAAACCGGGAGGGTTGGTGACCCTGTTTGTCCACTGTCTTCAGCCTGGAAGTAGGACGCTGGTCATAAGTCGAGGACGGAGACTGCAAGCCTGTGAAGCTGATTCCAGCCTTTGAACTAGGAGAGTATTGACAGGGCCTGACTGTCAGAGATGgctaaacagaaagaaagaaaagacgaTGTCAGCATCAGGCGTGGGAAAGCCAGCAGCTTTTGAAAGCGCACAACTATTTTGGATGACAAAATAGTGGGTTGGGAGGCCGGATAACCCAGGGGTAGGCAGCAAGTTCTAGGTTCCGGCTGCTGCGAATCAAGTCATGCTCCACCATCAGTATCTGTGTGATTTGGGAAAGTTACTCAGTATCTCTGTGCCCACGTGTCCTGAGTCGGAAAGTAGGGATAGTGGTAGCACTCACCCAggtttgttgggaggattaactCTAGTAAATGGTAGGTATCGTCAAACATGGATATTAGTGTATTTTGCACACTGAATGGTTTGCACTACTTCCTTGTTTTGCTTGATACAGTTGCAAAGAGAAGTTTAGGGCTGAAGCTGGTTGTCTGGAAAATGGTAATAAAGTGTTTAtaagaagtaaaaattaaaaatccaataaAACAAGGAAGAGATTGTAAATCCAAAACTACTAGATTTAAGGGCAAAGTATTGACTCTGACGTCTTATGTTTCTTGAAAACTTTCAGGTATTAAGTACATGCTGCCATCTAATCCCTTCAcctgaatataataaaatttaacttTAGTAAGTTCACACAAATTAtgcttttgaaattatatttgacCTAAAATGGATTTTGCTGTGGGCAAGTAAAACCTATGTGTAGTTAAGTATTTGTTTTGTATGTATTTGTTTAAAACAGGTAAACATCTATAAAACGGGTAAGTAGTCCTAAGTCTCATAAATTTTGGGAGGGTTGTTAATATTTTTAGCTAACATCAAGATTTTGTTAACttcttaaaatagaaatttttgtcGATGTGTTAGGGTGGTAAAACAATAGATCTGGCTAGAACCTTAGGGGATCTAAGGTTCTTAGAGGATAGACAGAGGCAGCTTCTTTCTCTTTGGTCTTTCTCTCCCAGCGCCAAACGTGGAAGGGGACCAGCATGTGTCTGTTGAGCTGAATTCAGCCCTGGTCCCCCCTCTGGTCCTGTTGCTGTGGCCTCTCAGGCCACCGCCTTTTCTTGTGGCGTTATTGCAGTAACCTCCTAACTGACCTCTCTGCCTGAATTTGgcctctctctccaccttctAGTTCGTAAAGCAAGGTTTATTTTATAGCAAATTCAGTCATATCAGATCTGCTACTTAAAATCCTGTAGGCTCTCCCCTGGGCTCAGCCCTCCCCAGTTGTAGGACCACAGCAGGTGCGGTTCACTCTATATTAGTGCCAACTGACtgctctgcccacctctcctctcaccactcctgcctTGAAGCTTGAATTCCAGCCCTGTTTACCTGCTTGAGACTCTTCCAGCGCATCATGCTTGTCTTGTCATACTTCATGTTTTCCCTCCCTTTCTGTATTAACCCTCGAAAGTATTTTAAAAACCTAGGCCAGGTCTTCATCTCTTTCTTtgccctcctcacccccacccatcCCACACCAGGTAAAAATGATTTCTTCCTTCATGCCCAGGGGACTGTCTATATTTCTTTAGTTGAGCACCTACCACACTGCACTTCACTGCTTGTTTTATgtcctcccagcccccacccagagctcCTTGAGGAAGGCAACAGCATTTGAGTTTTTGTTTCCCTCCTTCCTACTGTAGTGTCCTACACATAGTAGATCCTCAATGAATATTGGTTGAAGGAATGTTGGTTAAttcttaagaaaatataaaatatgttctatTTAATCCTAATTATCTTTGGATAATCTTAACATGGATTGTTTGGGAAATGAAatatcatttgaaaaatattcatttattcagtaaatatttgtctaCTGTAATAAAATCTGGAGCTCTAAACATTTTAAGATGTGATCCCTGTCTTCAGAATTCTCACAATTGGAGCAGGGAACAAGGAAGCATGCATTTATCAAAGTGCTTTTAGTGTATCACTTGCTTTTAAAGACAGTGGAGTTTGTTCATAGGATAACAAGACGTGTGTTTATATGCTATGGGGTGAGCTTTGATTGTTTTCTCTAAAAATGTTATTGACAATGAAATTaatggattctaaaatgttcaagAAGAGCCAAATTCCTGTCAGAATCtaagttgatggtttctttttctttcttagacGCTTTTCCTTCCGTCCGGAACCGGATCCGTATTGTCAAGCTAAATACACTTTCTGTCCGACTGGCTCACGTATCCCAGTTATGAAGGGCGATGATGTCATTGAAGTCTTTCGGTTACAAGCCCCAGTATGGGAATTTAAATACGGAGACCTCCTGGGACACTTGGTAAGGATGCATCTTGATCTTACAACTTTGGTCAATTAAATGATGCCATTATTAAGTGAATTTGAGGGAATTATCACTATTCAAAAGGCTGATTTTAGATCAGGTTTATTGGTGTTCCTCTTGGCATATTTAAAATGAGTTGTCAAAAAAATATTACCAGGTTTTGTGATCCTGACAATAGCAAATGCAATCACTTTAATCCCTTTTAATATTCTGACTCCAAACCCAACTCCTGTACTCAGCTCCTAGAAAGTGAGAAAGGAGAAGGCCCAGAGGAAAGGGCAAGGCAAGCAGGAAACACTTCATTTCCAGGCTCTGTTTACACACTTTTCCTGGGTTAGCTCACCATTTGAGCCTCTCATCACCCTGTGAGGTACATAAAGTTCCTCCCTGAGACTGTGGCATGGCGGTTTCTTGTACTCATTCTAAGCTGTAAGAAAATGATGAGTGTGTCCACATAGCATATGTCTGCCTGTCTGAGATGACCTGCGCTGGCTGAAACCAGAGTGGATGAGGGCCTGGAGTTTGAGGAGCTACGGAGTGGACATGAGTTTAGCACCATGGAAGAGGAACGGCTGAGCAGTTGTTCTACTTGATATGCAGTTGTAGTCTGTCACATTTTTTCCCATCTGGTTCCTGAACCAAGGATTACTCACAAATGCTTTTTATACATGTATGATCTTTACACAGAAAATTATGCACGATGCCATTGGATTCAGGAGTACCTTAACGGGCAAGAATTACACAATGGAATGGTATGAACTTTTCCAACTTGGAAACTGCACGTTTCCTCATCTCCGACCTGAAATGAATGCTCCTTTCTGGTGTAATCAAGGCGCTGCCTGCTTTTTTGAAGGAATTGATGATAGTCACTGGAAGGAAAATGGGACATTAGTTCTAGTAGCGACCATATCAGGTAAGTTTCAAAAATATGGCAGTATGTGATGATTGCATCAATATCCGAATGAAAGAAATTACTGTCATTTAGGCATTTCAGTAATGTTCTACTTTTTAGAAGTCAGTTTATAAAATGTACTTCTGGAACCACTAACCTTTGACCCAAACTATTACTCATGCAAAACTTCCCCTACAGTTGATGAGTAGCATACCTCCTGCTCTGTTCCCATGGTAAAAATGAACAACATGATAAAATACTTTGTACAAGTAAATTGGACTTTCTAAATAAAATAGTGGaagaaaattcataaaatacCTGAAAAAAATAATTGGTTAAAGGACCTATTAACTGTATCTGAAAAAAGACTTTTAGTGACGATaaagtaaaatgtttttatgtcaaGAAATAATAATAGCTCCCACTCATGTGGGAGCTTCTCTGGTTCTCAGGGACTTGCTCTGGTCCTGGCAGTGTtctgagtgctttacatatatcacATCATTTTTTATCACAACAACCCCTGAgagagttattattattttccccattttatagatggggaaactgaggcacaaagaggttaaagtCACACAAGTAAATAAGTAGTACTCCAGTCCTCGTAGTGAAGTCCCACTGACCACTTTCTTAACCACTTTGCTACATTGCCTCTCAAAACATATATGATCTTATGCATTTGAGGCTCTTTgagcaatttaaatattttatccctgagattttctattcttttggatGTATGGGAAAGTTGCTGAAAGAGTTGAAATTTTGCTGCATGTGTTGCATTGTTGGTTAGTGATGAAGGAAGTTCAGGAGAACTTCTGTCAGAAACTGGTTATGTGAGCTTGAGTCACATTTTCCTGTATCGACTCATTGCCTCGAATGTGGAATGTGGATGTGCCCCAAACCATCCCAACAATATAGAAGTCCGTTTCTCTTTTAACAGTGCTCAGTGTAATAAATAGCTGCTCTTTCTTTCATTCCAGGCCAGTTTGCATCTCTCCTTTCTTTGTTTCCATTATCTGAAAATTCTTCCTTCTGACATCAGTATATGATCTATGAACAAGTGATCATTATTTTCTGTAAATTGTACTTAAATCTTTTAAGTTATCCGTCTACCTTGTGATTAATCCTATTCATTGACCTTTTTTTTTATGTTAGAAAATAGTGTTTTGAAGCATTCTTATCTCTTAATTAGAGCAGTGGCTTTTCAAAGTTGAAGAACACTAAGAACAGTATCCCCAGTTCTAAGAAAACAGGCTTTATACTATTCCACAATTTTAATTCCATAAAATTGATACAGGCAGCCACTCTATTCATTTTGTAGGGCATGAAGTATCAGTTTTATGGACTCCTGGTGGAGTAACCTAAGAAAGGTTCACACACAGTGACAAAGTGACATGTTGGAGCTGAGCTCTATTGGGCATTATAAATGCCCAGGTGAGATTGTAACCATGTGGAATATGGGGTTTTGTTATTGGACCAGATTCCTCTGGTCTGGTATAAGGTGTCAGGAGAGAGTGTTAGCCATCCTGGAGTCTATATAGTTCATGAGCTTGGCCAAAAATATTACCAGTTTATTTGATTCATTGGAAGAATTTGTGTGGTGGTTGGGAAGGTTGTAAGGAGATTCTCAACAGCTGCAAGTActgggagaaaagggaaataccaaatattcaaagtggATGAGATCTGGTGCTTCGTCTTCTAACTAACATTAGTAGGCCTTCTAGCGTAGCTGTTCCTCAGATGGCCATTCCTACTGTAAGCATACTATGCTCTGTGACAGAAAAGCTCCATATTTCACCCCCCTCAATTCTTACACTGTCTTTGCCCCATTCACCTTTCCCTCTTCCACAAttttttccttgctttctttctctcttttgcctCTAAATCCAAGATTTGTTGAGTAGGGTAGAGAAAGAGGGCTTCTGCATGTGCATAATTTTGCTTTTGACTGTAGCTTAAATGATTATAGAATTAGTGTGTAAGACTTCTCTTTATACAACTGTTATATCCAGTGTTCACAATTCAGAAACACCTTGTGCCTTGAAGAATGGAATAAAAATTGGCTGAGCTTGGATTCCTCTTGTGAGATGCAGGTTTGGaaattcaaaaactattttttattcaCATACATTCATGGCCTTAATCAGGTTAGAACATTTTACTTAAAACCAACGTAATTAGCTTTGATGTTTacataggtgatttttttttttcactaggaAACACGTTTAACAAAATGGCAAAGTGGGTAAAACAGGACAATGAAACAGGGATTTATTACGAGACGTGGACTGTCCAAGCCAGCccagaaaaaggggcagagacaTGGTTCGAATCCTACGATTGTAGCAAATTTGTGTTAAGGACATATGAGAAATTGGCTGAATTTGGAGCAGAGTTCAAGAAGATAGAAACCAACTATACAAGAATATTTCTTTACAGTGGAGAGCCTACTTATTTGGGAAATGAAACATCTATTTTTGGACCAACAGGAAACAAGACTCTTGCTTTGGCCATAAAAAGATTTTATTACCCCTTCAAACCGCATTTGTCAACTAAAGAATTTCTCATGAGTCTTTTGCAAATTTTTGATGCAGTGATTATACACAGACAGttctatttgttttataattttgaatattggtttttacctatgaaattcccttttattaaaataacataTGAAGAAATCCCTTTACCTAACAGAAACAAAACACTCTCTGGTTTATAAAACCTTAATTCTGTTGCTCTTTTTTTCGCCTACCACCAGCATATCAGTTTTTCAGGGCCTGCCTGGTTTTACATTTGTGGATTTCTTAGTCCTTTCTTCCTTGGGGCAGAAAGGTAAAATGCACATGGGCAGAATTGCTGCATAATAATATCTCAGGACTTTTTTTGAAAAGAAGCTGAAATTCGTTGGCCAAAGTGAGCACGTTAGATGATCTTGATTTCAATCTCCAAGGCTTTGTTAATATGAGTTACAGTTCATATCAGATATATAGGATCTTTGaacccaatattttaaaattgtggaTATGGTAtgccaagattttaaaataccCTCAGTGACATTTTCATGGTGGGTGGTCCTTTTTTTCTGGTATGGTGGTTACGGTTTTTCATTTAAGTACTTTTTAGACTGACTGTACAGCTTGTGTAACTTTTGGAACCAGGTCTAATAGTTGATTTTGTTCTGTTCACTTAACCTTAAAGTCTAATTTGGACACCATAGCTGGGGAGAGGTTGTGCTTCCCCGTGGGGTAAATACAGTGCTAAAGAGCATGGCTAGCATTTTAGAACTGGTCAATAACTGGCATTTTGTGATTTAAGCTGCTTAACATGTCCaaaccttagtttccttatctctaaaatgattCATCTGTCAGGATTGTTGTAAAGATTGAAGCCATGTGTGTTTGGCATAGTAAGTTCACACAATAAATGGTATTTAATGGTATTAAACGGTAATAGTTGGTATTTAATCACAATATAACGATTAATCAAGGAACAAACTGCCATCCTTGGTCTCGCCTAATGTAGTTCACATGCCAGCCTTTCCTGGGTTTTGTAATAATCACCTAGACTTGGAGCTGACAGCATAGTGCTTCTGCAGTTCTTCAAACACGTGGGGCATGAAAGTATCTGACTGCAGACACATCTGGGTGGATATGTGCCCTCCGACTCCTTCACTGCTTGCtgtgtcctccctctgcccaccaAAGCTGCCAGCTCAGTGGAAGAGGTTTCACTTCCCAGAGAGAGGACAGATATTGTCAATGATCTCCAAGTAGCAGTGCTTCCATCAGGCCATCAAATAAGATTTCAAGGTCCTTTAAGTGTTTGATGATCAACTGAACACATTCTTTCTATTCATGGAAAAAACACCAATCCGTAAGATGACGAAGCAgagatcagagaaaacaatccgTGTTTACTATGTAAATGTACCAATTATATCATTCAGTTTCTACTAACATTTGAGTGCTTCCTGAGAGGTTTGGGACATTATCATAGAGTTCTCATAAAAAGCCTAAACATAGATATTATTTACCTGATCCAAATGAGTAAACTGGggcttagaaaggttaagtgatcTTTCCACAGCTACCCAGCTAGTGGTAATGGAGCCACAGTTTGGACCAGGCTCTGCTAACTGAACGGGATGCACTATCAAAGCCAGTTTTTCAGCACTACTCGAAGGGTGGTCCTCAGACCAGTGCCTGCACCGTATTTACTAACACCATGTGTTACTGGTCTGTGAGGGGATCAGTACAGATGCTGATAGGAAGCATTTAAACTTTTAAAGCAACTTCTTGAATTTTGTTTCTGTTGAATCTCATTAAAAAATTGGGGCTtgtattttttgtctgtttttacttCATTTGTCTAGGAATTCACTTTTACTGTCTTTTTCAAAACTATAGGCACTACAACAGTCTGAAAATAAAAACCCAGCCCTTTACCACAGATAGCTTGAGAAGCACTGCATTATTCTGCTTACTGCACAGAGGTAAAGTCTTACTCAAATACATAGGGAGAACTTTCTTTCACTGCCTACCATTTAGCCTATCTACTCATGTTAATAGTGCCTAAACATTCCTAATTAATTTTGCTTCTTTAGCCTACTAGTTGTCTTCAGGATATGTCATAAGAAAGTTTGGATCTTTGCAGTATCACCATCTAGTGGCTAAAATCGGGCAGTGCCAACTTCTACTGGATTCTTAGGAAAATTGCTCTGGGTAACAGGAAAAAACTCTTGTGCCAAGTTTCTGTTAACTGTGAATCACAGAACTTGGCTCCATAGAAAAGACAAATGAGGACACctgtaaatgaattttaaagcaaGATTCTAATAGTTACGTTTAAAAAGCATTCAAGATTTTTCATTGTTCctgagaatattaataaatgaagagattCTGTGAAGGTAACAGAGACTCAGATGACTGTAGCACATGAGCGCAGCATTCATATAAGTACTTCTTAAGAATTTATCAAACCTGTCAACTGTACTTACAAGATGAAGTATGGCTTTGGAGTAGAGATGAATCATTCAGGAACAAAGCTGCTTTGAAAATGGCagttgggaaaacaaaacaaggccAGGCAGGAATTTGCCAATTAAATTTTGCTGCCCTTTGAACTACTGTATAACTTaaatatgatttctatttttctgttaatttaaGTTGTAAATGTATAAAATTTCCTCTATTTCTAAGAGAAACGCTGTTGTTAAAGTTTGAAGTATATTAGGGCTTTAGAATAAATATATCCTCACTCATTAATTCTGGCTCAGTATTAGGTAAGTAAGTATACTCACAAAGTGTCATCAAATATATTTCTGTAGGTACAGTTAAATGGTCAAAAGGTGAAAATAACTACTAAActttaaatatttggaaaccTCAATCATCAATATTGGCTCCTTagaaatcacaaaaaaaaaagcaaaagtcttAGGAAGTTTTATCCAGTTTTATAATCTGCTCTGGTGGCATTTAATGAATTTTCTGAGACTATAGTTCCTTTAAGaagatgactttatttttttagaaaaattactGGCATGTTATACAAAGCAATGTTCCAAAACCACACACATGCTTTACCCTGTTCACAGCCAAAGGCAAATGGGCTGGCCAGTTTGTTTCCAGCATCTTCCTCATATTTACCCTTTGTTGTCCAAGTAGCTTTTGGCTCCTCaaactttcctctattttctctcCCCTATTTAAAACAAGATAGGCTATTAAtcatatattctttcttttattggaCTGATTATTCTAAGGATAAGCTCTTAATTCACTTTCGGAGTCaaaggttttgtcttttttaggtGTCATATgatatgtccttttttttttttttttgtgaggaagatcagccctgagctaacatccatgctaatcctcctcttcttgctgaggaagaccggctctgagctaacatctattgccaatcctcctcctttttttc carries:
- the CLN5 gene encoding ceroid-lipofuscinosis neuronal protein 5, producing MRTHSLTIRAPCTQSEETADPRVEIPTTDQGQPEACFGSSGSPELDGKLHCGPLVFGPIICKEELGITTTQRRKRPQGRREGSGEPGRSAFRAGEVWNPPPSAALGRRGHRAARRRVPRALELTEAPCIAGTESRAGARRAEGWTHGGGKPGARGAQGSGSAHARLAGPPPWPGSGGAEAPGSRHTAQARIAGMGTWGPRGAGAAPGRAPWSWALALVWVAAAAGGTSRRQWPVPYKRFSFRPEPDPYCQAKYTFCPTGSRIPVMKGDDVIEVFRLQAPVWEFKYGDLLGHLKIMHDAIGFRSTLTGKNYTMEWYELFQLGNCTFPHLRPEMNAPFWCNQGAACFFEGIDDSHWKENGTLVLVATISGNTFNKMAKWVKQDNETGIYYETWTVQASPEKGAETWFESYDCSKFVLRTYEKLAEFGAEFKKIETNYTRIFLYSGEPTYLGNETSIFGPTGNKTLALAIKRFYYPFKPHLSTKEFLMSLLQIFDAVIIHRQFYLFYNFEYWFLPMKFPFIKITYEEIPLPNRNKTLSGL